In Scleropages formosus chromosome 10, fSclFor1.1, whole genome shotgun sequence, a single genomic region encodes these proteins:
- the LOC108932414 gene encoding arsenite methyltransferase produces MASEVHERVQKYYGTRLQSSGDLQTSAACSLPRGRVAASTLDALALLHPEVCARYFGCAFVVPEKLQACKVLDLGSGSGRDCYLLSRLVGPSGWVVGLDMTEELVSAARKYIQYHQEKFGYEKPNTIFIQGYMERLDESGIRSDFFDVVVSNCVICLCPDKKAVLEEACRVLKDGGEFFFSDMYASKVIPENLKEDPVLWGEGMSGSLYWRDLIALAQEVGFSVPRLVTASHIIVHSSELLKKTGDITYASSTYRMFKLPKDIVKADAVVTYKGTVPECSDQLNFDASHTFKTEVPVLVDGETAVILQHSRFTLDFSVQSSDTSAPSQDPSSQYCHLNPFLLADKLGLSMKQCSKSGNERL; encoded by the exons ATGGCCTCGGAGGTGCACGAGCGTGTTCAG AAATATTACGGCACGCGCCTGCAGTCTTCAGGCGACCTTCAGACTAGCGCAGCCTGCTCGCTCCCTCGCGGGCGCGTAGCCGCGAGCACCCTGGACGCGCTCGCGCTGCTTCACCCCGAAGTGTGCGCCAG GTACTTCGGCTGTGCTTTCGTGGTCCCGGAGAAGCTGCAGGCCTGCAAGGTGCTGGACCTGGGTAGCGGCTCCGGCCGGGACTGCTACTTGCTGAGCCGCTTGGTGGGGCCCAGCGGCTGGGTTGTGGGCCTCGACATGACCGAGGAGCTG GTGTCCGCGGCGCGCAAATACATCCAGTACCACCAGGAGAAGTTCGGTTATGAGAAGCCCAACACCATCTTTATCCAAGGATACATGGAGCGCTTGGATGAATCTGGGATCCGGAGTGACTTTTTCGATGTGGTGGT GTCAAACTGTGTGATATGCTTGTGTCCAGACAAGAAGGCTGTTCTTGAAGAGGCATGCAGGGTTCTGAAG gatggGGGTGAATTTTTCTTCAGTGACATGTACGCGAGTAAAGTTATTCCTGAAAACCTGAAAGAAGATCCAGTTTTATGGG GAGAGGGGATGAGTGGCTCCCTCTACTGGCGGGACCTTATTGCCCTGGCGCAGGAAGTTGGCTTCAGTGTCCCCCGCCTGGTCACCGCCAGTCACATCATAGTCCACAGCAGTGAGCTACTCAAGAAGACTG GTGATATCACTTATGCTTCGAGCACTTATCGAATGTTCAAATTGCCCAAGGACATAGTGAAGGCAGATGCAGTGGTGACGTACAAAGGAACTGTACCCGAGTGCTCAGACCAGTTGAATTTTGATGCCTCTCATACTTTTAAG ACCGAGGTGCCAGTCTTGGTTGATGGAGAGACGGCTGTCATCCTCCAGCACTCGCGCTTCACCCTGGACTTCTCCGTCCAGAGCTCTGACACATCTGCTCCCAGCCAGGACCCAAGCTCCCAG